In Lentimicrobium sp. L6, a single genomic region encodes these proteins:
- the floA gene encoding flotillin-like protein FloA (flotillin-like protein involved in membrane lipid rafts), translated as MIIGGVILLWILLYFIPVALWFSALVSGVRISLLQLVLMRWRKVPPQIIVTAMIASKKAGIDLKRDDLEAHFLAGGQVKRVVDSLISADKANMGLDFNTATAIDLAGRDVFEAVQMSVNPKVIDTPPVTAVAKDGIQLIAKARVTVRANIRQLVGGAGEETVLARVGEGVVSSIGSSDSHKSVLENPDSISKVVLSKGLDAGTAFEILSIDIADIDIGKNIGAVLQMDQANADKNIAQANAEKRRAMAVAQEQEMKALAQEARAKVIEAEAEIPKALAEAFRSGNLGVMDYYKFENIKADTAMRESISNPTNKPKGGAKK; from the coding sequence ATGATTATTGGAGGAGTGATTCTGTTATGGATTTTACTCTATTTTATACCTGTAGCTCTTTGGTTTTCTGCATTAGTTTCTGGTGTTAGAATATCATTGTTACAATTGGTTTTAATGAGATGGAGAAAGGTTCCACCTCAAATAATTGTAACAGCAATGATTGCTTCTAAAAAAGCAGGAATTGATTTAAAACGAGACGATTTGGAAGCCCATTTTCTTGCAGGGGGACAAGTGAAGCGAGTAGTGGATTCCCTCATTTCTGCTGATAAAGCCAATATGGGACTAGATTTCAATACGGCAACTGCTATTGATTTGGCTGGTCGTGATGTGTTTGAGGCAGTTCAAATGTCAGTAAATCCAAAAGTAATTGATACTCCACCTGTTACTGCCGTTGCAAAGGATGGTATTCAGTTAATAGCTAAAGCTCGAGTAACTGTTCGTGCCAACATTCGTCAATTAGTGGGTGGAGCAGGTGAAGAAACTGTTTTGGCAAGAGTTGGAGAAGGTGTTGTCTCTTCTATTGGTTCTTCTGATTCGCATAAATCTGTATTGGAAAACCCTGATTCTATTTCAAAAGTTGTATTATCTAAAGGATTAGATGCCGGTACGGCCTTTGAGATTCTTTCTATTGATATTGCAGATATCGATATTGGGAAGAATATTGGAGCAGTTCTTCAAATGGACCAAGCCAATGCCGATAAAAATATTGCCCAAGCCAATGCTGAAAAACGTAGAGCTATGGCCGTTGCTCAAGAACAAGAAATGAAAGCCCTTGCACAAGAAGCTAGAGCCAAAGTAATTGAAGCAGAAGCAGAGATTCCTAAGGCATTAGCAGAAGCGTTTAGATCTGGTAATCTTGGGGTGATGGATTATTATAAATTTGAAAATATTAAAGCCGATACAGCAATGAGAGAGAGTATTTCAAACCCTACGAATAAACCTAAGGGTGGCGCAAAAAAATAA
- a CDS encoding toxin-antitoxin system YwqK family antitoxin produces the protein MKKHILSILLKSLFIFLLIIPTSLAAQESRFTKNLLDDNGLKQGLWSETNGSKKEQGKYVDSVKEGQWVRFNEKGSIKKIENYANGKLDGFVIIIDNRGYIQKSTSYIDGIKDGKELEFTYGGRITGQKTWTEGLLNGKVEIFYDNGKIQEKGMYFKGKRNGKTKWYDYDGKMIAEYQYKEGSMEGDQRSFYPSGELKSIESYENNLPEGEKIEYYSNGQIKLKGGNKNGLKEGEWIEYDEKGSQTNVLMYKKGELKK, from the coding sequence ATGAAAAAGCATATTCTATCTATTTTATTAAAATCACTATTTATTTTTCTCTTAATTATTCCAACTTCATTAGCGGCACAAGAATCTAGGTTTACCAAAAATCTTTTGGATGATAATGGTCTAAAACAAGGCCTTTGGTCAGAAACAAATGGAAGCAAAAAGGAGCAAGGAAAGTATGTTGATAGCGTGAAAGAAGGTCAATGGGTGAGGTTTAATGAAAAAGGGTCTATCAAAAAAATAGAAAACTATGCTAATGGCAAACTAGATGGATTTGTCATTATCATTGATAATAGAGGATATATTCAAAAATCAACTTCTTATATCGATGGGATTAAAGATGGAAAAGAATTGGAGTTTACTTATGGAGGAAGAATTACTGGACAAAAAACTTGGACTGAAGGCTTGTTAAATGGTAAGGTTGAGATTTTCTATGATAATGGAAAGATTCAAGAAAAAGGGATGTATTTTAAAGGTAAACGTAATGGGAAAACCAAATGGTATGATTACGATGGGAAAATGATAGCGGAGTATCAGTATAAAGAAGGTAGTATGGAAGGTGACCAAAGGTCATTCTACCCAAGTGGTGAACTAAAGAGCATCGAATCTTATGAGAACAACCTTCCAGAGGGAGAAAAAATAGAGTATTATAGCAACGGTCAAATAAAATTAAAGGGTGGAAATAAAAATGGTTTAAAAGAGGGGGAGTGGATTGAATACGATGAAAAAGGTAGTCAAACCAATGTTCTCATGTATAAAAAAGGGGAATTAAAAAAATAA
- a CDS encoding NfeD family protein yields the protein MSWLIILILLLGGLILLLLELLVVPGTTVVGVIGFILMAVGIWQSYIEYGWVWGSMILLFTLLVSLGSLYYSLRSNTWNKAMLKTSIKSKVNTEANALAIGSVGVTTSIINPMGKALFDNKFYEVSSHGEFIEAEKDVKVVAIEGNKIFISLNT from the coding sequence ATGTCTTGGTTAATTATACTCATCTTATTATTGGGAGGTTTAATATTACTCCTTCTTGAACTACTCGTAGTTCCTGGTACAACTGTAGTTGGAGTTATTGGCTTCATATTAATGGCAGTTGGAATATGGCAATCTTATATCGAATATGGTTGGGTTTGGGGTTCTATGATTTTGTTATTCACCCTTTTGGTATCTTTGGGAAGCCTTTATTATAGTTTACGGTCTAATACCTGGAATAAGGCCATGTTGAAAACAAGTATTAAGTCAAAAGTGAATACAGAGGCCAATGCACTGGCTATTGGTTCTGTGGGGGTAACTACCTCAATTATCAATCCAATGGGAAAAGCCTTATTTGATAATAAGTTTTATGAGGTTTCTAGCCATGGTGAGTTTATTGAAGCCGAGAAAGATGTGAAGGTAGTGGCCATTGAAGGAAATAAAATCTTCATCAGCCTGAATACATAA